A stretch of Verrucomicrobiota bacterium DNA encodes these proteins:
- a CDS encoding DUF4412 domain-containing protein — translation MKIALTLLSLTLVAGLHAKTFEGDLTIAVEADGESQEMSVTTKGDKMSIKLPELGGGFALMDWGSKIAKIVMPEQRMFLEAPAADLAPGVPEVGEGEVEVTNETKDILGFTTRKVIFTSGTDSATLWMTSDLGSFTMMGGLDSQQAPAEFRQAFPNGALALEMIYTDGEESATVRITAVNPRSVATTELEVPKGYSKMSLPDGMNFPGMP, via the coding sequence ATGAAAATCGCCCTTACCCTTCTTAGCCTCACACTCGTCGCAGGCCTCCACGCTAAGACTTTCGAGGGAGACCTCACCATCGCAGTTGAAGCCGACGGTGAGAGCCAAGAAATGAGTGTCACCACAAAAGGTGACAAGATGTCGATCAAGCTACCTGAGCTTGGCGGTGGATTCGCCCTCATGGATTGGGGCAGTAAGATCGCGAAAATCGTGATGCCTGAACAGCGAATGTTTCTCGAAGCCCCCGCTGCAGATCTCGCACCAGGTGTGCCGGAAGTTGGAGAAGGAGAAGTTGAAGTTACGAACGAAACGAAGGATATCCTTGGATTCACAACCCGAAAGGTCATTTTCACGAGCGGCACCGATTCTGCGACGCTCTGGATGACTTCAGATTTAGGCTCTTTTACGATGATGGGAGGATTGGATAGTCAGCAGGCTCCAGCCGAATTCCGACAAGCTTTTCCCAACGGAGCCCTTGCTCTCGAGATGATCTACACGGACGGCGAAGAGTCAGCAACAGTTCGCATCACCGCTGTAAATCCTCGGAGTGTTGCGACAACCGAGTTGGAAGTTCCAAAAGGATACTCGAAAATGTCTCTCCCCGACGGAATGAATTTTCCTGGTATGCCCTGA
- a CDS encoding CsgG/HfaB family protein, with the protein MKKALLLSALFSATAVSSAFALFGFGEDDTESTNEDFGLPPYSGVKHAITVLPPKYTAIFSYPGDLSESISSMLESALFDTNRFIVVDRDRIGDTILEQDLQTDGRSAAASDVAQTGMIRSAKYLADIEITDVEGSTEGQSGGLSIGGFRIGGSGGKAQITTIVKIIDSTTGEIVAKERVTGEAGRKGLNVGYVASSWGADLGGFTKTPIGEAAYDNVVLSTRFLAEEFEDFSLEGAVVTVSGDRIIINRGSNFNIPEGQTFVVREQGELLLDPTTGDVLERIEGDVVSTIKVNKVSDKISYAELVDGVLPKKGDVVVATGS; encoded by the coding sequence TTGCGCTCTTTGGCTTTGGTGAAGACGATACCGAATCCACCAATGAAGATTTTGGTTTACCTCCTTACAGTGGGGTAAAACATGCGATCACGGTCCTCCCACCCAAGTACACCGCTATCTTTTCGTACCCTGGGGACTTGTCGGAATCCATTTCCAGCATGTTGGAGTCCGCCCTTTTTGACACCAACCGGTTCATCGTCGTCGACCGAGACCGAATTGGAGACACAATATTAGAACAAGACCTGCAGACCGATGGGCGTTCGGCAGCCGCTTCCGATGTAGCCCAGACCGGGATGATTCGGAGCGCAAAGTACTTGGCAGATATTGAGATTACCGACGTGGAAGGTTCGACCGAGGGTCAGAGTGGAGGACTGTCGATCGGAGGTTTTCGAATCGGTGGTAGTGGAGGAAAAGCCCAGATCACTACGATCGTAAAAATCATTGATTCAACCACAGGGGAAATCGTTGCGAAAGAACGCGTGACGGGAGAAGCGGGACGCAAAGGCCTTAATGTGGGTTACGTAGCCTCCAGCTGGGGTGCAGACCTGGGCGGTTTCACCAAAACACCGATTGGCGAAGCGGCCTATGACAACGTAGTCCTCTCCACGCGGTTTCTCGCTGAGGAGTTTGAGGACTTTTCCCTCGAAGGCGCAGTCGTTACGGTGTCCGGCGACCGCATTATCATTAATCGCGGTTCCAACTTCAACATACCAGAAGGCCAGACCTTCGTCGTACGCGAACAGGGTGAACTTCTTCTGGACCCGACCACTGGAGACGTCCTTGAGAGAATTGAGGGTGACGTGGTTAGCACGATAAAAGTCAATAAAGTCTCCGATAAGATCAGCTACGCGGAACTTGTTGACGGGGTCTTACCAAAAAAAGGTGACGTGGTAGTTGCAACCGGAAGTTGA